One genomic segment of Stigmatopora argus isolate UIUO_Sarg chromosome 18, RoL_Sarg_1.0, whole genome shotgun sequence includes these proteins:
- the LOC144093151 gene encoding E3 ubiquitin-protein ligase TRIM35-like → MAHQYGDDVHCPVCLDIFNDPVILHCGHSVDRACVLQWWKGKECRTCPVCLKRCNSMDRILNFSLTFEEPECHFHKEKQIYFCLDHQESACPFCRDSPIHAGHKFRLLDEVVPECRKDFQKHLQKAKKRLEDYAGVRNDLLEQSKYILDQSERIEIRIKENFAELHRFLEVEEAAKLFALREERQNKDHLMMEKIRALSREMDALSKVITSAEEHLTSGPVSFMNNLPDVKTGIRERPVFPKSVPWGSLIDEAKHVGNLKFSVWKRMKEIVDYTPVILDPNTVNRALSLSKDLTSVYASEGQKQPRNPERFMWNAVLGSALDSGTHVWDVEVGDNTNWRLGVAWRSGSFQFCTWDIGRCDNIYTMFKQAFALRNPSENLKRIRVQVDTNTRSLSFSESLTNALLYSNDNIFTWPHLSSERKMYPFFYTKDRIPLKILPITVKVKVKDD, encoded by the coding sequence ATGGCTCACCAATATGGAGACGACGTCCACTGTCCCGTTTGTCTGGACATCTTCAACGATCCTGTTATCCTTCATTGTGGTCACAGTGTGGATCGTGCATGTGTGCTGCAGTGGTGGAAGGGAAAGGAATGTCGAACATGTCCAGTGTGTTTGAAAAGGTGTAACTCGATGGATCGGATTTTAAACTTTTCACTCACCTTCGAGGAGCCGGAGTGCCACTTTCACAAAGAGaaacaaatttatttttgcttgGATCACCAGGAGTCTGCGTGCCCCTTCTGCAGAGATTCTCCAATCCATGCTGGGCACAAATTCCGCCTTCTCGATGAAGTTGTGCCAGAATGTCGAAAGGACTTCCAAAAACACCtgcagaaagcaaaaaaaagactggaAGATTACGCTGGTGTGAGAAACGATTTGTTGGAACAGTCCAAGTACATCCTGGACCAGAGTGAGCGGATCGAAATCAGGATTAAAGAGAATTTTGCCGAGCTTCATCGATTTCTGGAGGTTGAAGAGGCGGCCAAATTGTTTGCTTTGCGGGAGGAAAGGCAAAATAAGGATCATTTGATGATGGAGAAGATTCGGGCTCTCAGCAGAGAAATGGATGCTCTTTCCAAAGTGATCACAAGCGCAGAGGAGCACCTGACATCTGGCCCCGTTTCTTTCATGAATAACTTGCCGGACGTGAAGACTGGGATCCGGGAGCGGCCCGTCTTCCCCAAATCGGTTCCTTGGGGGTCACTGATTGACGAAGCCAAACACGTGGGCAACCTCAAATTCTCCGTGTGGAAACGAATGAAGGAGATAGTTGATTATACGCCCGTGATTCTGGACCCGAACACAGTCAATCGAGCGCTCAGTCTGTCCAAAGATCTCACCAGCGTATATGCTTCGGAAGGACAGAAGCAGCCAAGGAACCCAGAGAGGTTCATGTGGAACGCCGTTCTGGGTTCCGCTTTGGACTCGGGAACGCACGTGTGGGATGTGGAGGTGGGAGACAACACTAACTGGCGACTTGGGGTCGCGTGGAGGTCAGGGTCATTTCAATTCTGCACGTGGGACATTGGGCGTTGCGATAACATATACACAATGTTCAAACAAGCGTTTGCTTTGCGGAATCCCTCAGAAAATCTGAAGAGGATCCGAGTTCAGGTGGACACAAACACCAGGTCGCTGTCGTTTTCGGAATCGCTTACAAACGCATTGTTATAttcaaatgacaacattttcaCTTGGCCACATTTGTCTAGTGAGCGGAAAATGTATCCTTTCTTTTATACGAAGGATAGAATTCCGCTAAAAATCCTGCCCATTACTGTGAAAGTGAAAGTAAAAGATGATTAA